The Paracoccus seriniphilus genome includes a window with the following:
- a CDS encoding ABC transporter permease produces MSAENLSQPDERMRAESLATKLMKKPELGAIGGVVLVTLFFLFTADSTMFTLSGIMNFMTPAAQLGILGIAAAMLMIGGEFDLSIGSMVAFAGMVFGVLTVNMGLPLIFAIPLTMAFAAGIGAVNGTIVLRTGLPSFIVTLAGLFILRGAALVGLKLFTGGSTQLRGVRDAVEGDWLAPLFSGDAFPGLFAWLSGLGLIDSFKSGMPKVPGIPVEIIWCLLIALVATYVLVRTPVGNWIFATGGDSNAAKNSGVPVRGVKISLFMLTACAASLVAIITVMDAGSTDARRGFMKEFEAIITAVIGGCLLTGGYGSAIGAFFGAIIFGMVTIGLTYTSFDQDWFQIFLGGMLLLAVVFNNVIRKRVTGER; encoded by the coding sequence ATGTCTGCAGAAAATCTTTCGCAACCGGATGAGCGTATGCGCGCGGAATCCCTGGCGACCAAACTGATGAAAAAGCCGGAACTGGGGGCAATCGGCGGCGTGGTGCTGGTGACGCTGTTCTTCCTGTTCACCGCTGACAGCACGATGTTCACGCTGTCGGGCATCATGAACTTCATGACCCCCGCCGCACAGCTGGGCATTCTGGGCATCGCGGCGGCCATGCTGATGATCGGCGGTGAATTCGATCTGTCGATCGGCTCGATGGTGGCATTTGCCGGGATGGTCTTTGGCGTGCTGACGGTCAACATGGGCTTGCCACTGATTTTCGCGATCCCGCTGACCATGGCATTTGCCGCCGGCATCGGCGCGGTGAATGGGACCATCGTGCTGCGCACGGGGCTGCCATCCTTCATCGTGACGCTGGCGGGGCTGTTCATTCTGCGTGGCGCGGCGCTGGTCGGGCTGAAGCTGTTCACCGGCGGATCGACCCAGCTGCGCGGCGTGCGTGATGCGGTCGAGGGCGACTGGCTGGCTCCGCTGTTTTCGGGCGATGCCTTTCCGGGGCTGTTTGCCTGGCTGTCCGGCCTTGGCCTGATTGACAGCTTCAAGTCCGGCATGCCGAAGGTGCCGGGCATTCCGGTCGAGATCATCTGGTGCCTGCTGATCGCCCTGGTGGCGACCTATGTTCTGGTGCGCACCCCGGTCGGGAACTGGATCTTTGCCACTGGCGGCGACAGCAATGCCGCCAAGAACTCGGGCGTGCCGGTGCGCGGCGTCAAGATCTCGTTGTTCATGCTGACGGCCTGCGCGGCCAGCCTGGTTGCCATCATCACCGTGATGGATGCCGGATCGACCGATGCGCGCCGTGGCTTCATGAAGGAATTCGAGGCCATCATCACGGCGGTGATCGGGGGCTGCCTGCTGACCGGGGGCTATGGTTCGGCCATCGGGGCGTTCTTCGGGGCCATCATCTTCGGCATGGTGACGATCGGCCTGACCTATACCAGTTTCGACCAGGACTGGTTCCAGATCTTCCTTGGCGGAATGCTGTTGCTGGCGGTGGTGTTCAACAATGTGATCCGCAAGCGCGTGACGGGAGAGCGGTAA
- a CDS encoding 2,3-butanediol dehydrogenase, translated as MKAARWHGVKDIRVEDVDKPEPGPGEVRLKVAWTGICGSDLHEYLAGPIFIPVAENHPLSHDKAPVTMGHEYCGTVTGLGAGVQDLALGDRVAIEPIFACGTCPACRDGKYNLCDKLGFVGLSGGHGGFAAFSVVPARMVHKIPDSLSLEQGALIEPSAVALHAVRLSNIKAGDTAAVFGAGPIGLLVVEALRVAGAGQIHVVEPSEVRRKKALELGASSALDPTECDVVSTIRAATGGVHVAFEVTGVPQVLSQCIDSTRYDGQTMIVSIWEKEASFQPNTVVLKERELKGSIAYRNVYPAVMELMTQGYFSADKLVTKRIDIDDIVAEGFETLVADKSQVKILVKAPD; from the coding sequence ATGAAAGCAGCCCGTTGGCATGGTGTGAAGGATATCCGGGTCGAAGATGTCGACAAGCCGGAACCCGGCCCCGGAGAGGTGCGGCTGAAGGTCGCATGGACCGGAATCTGCGGCAGCGACCTGCATGAATATCTGGCTGGTCCGATCTTTATTCCGGTGGCCGAAAATCACCCGCTCAGCCATGACAAGGCCCCCGTCACCATGGGGCATGAATATTGCGGCACCGTGACCGGGTTGGGCGCGGGTGTTCAGGATCTGGCACTGGGGGACCGCGTGGCCATCGAGCCGATCTTTGCCTGTGGCACCTGTCCGGCCTGTCGCGACGGCAAATACAATCTGTGCGACAAGCTGGGCTTTGTCGGACTGTCGGGTGGCCATGGCGGCTTCGCGGCATTCTCGGTGGTGCCCGCCCGCATGGTGCACAAGATTCCCGACAGCCTGTCGCTGGAACAGGGTGCGCTGATCGAACCTTCGGCGGTGGCCCTGCATGCGGTTCGCCTGTCCAATATCAAGGCCGGAGATACGGCGGCGGTCTTCGGCGCCGGCCCGATCGGCTTGCTGGTGGTCGAGGCGCTGCGCGTGGCCGGGGCGGGTCAGATCCATGTGGTCGAACCCTCTGAAGTGCGGCGGAAAAAGGCGCTGGAGCTTGGCGCAAGCTCGGCGCTGGATCCAACGGAATGCGATGTCGTTTCGACGATCCGCGCGGCAACGGGTGGTGTGCATGTTGCCTTCGAGGTGACTGGCGTGCCGCAGGTTCTGTCGCAATGTATCGACAGCACCCGCTATGACGGCCAGACGATGATCGTGTCGATCTGGGAGAAAGAGGCCTCGTTCCAGCCCAATACGGTGGTGCTGAAGGAACGCGAGCTGAAAGGCTCGATCGCCTATCGCAATGTCTATCCCGCGGTCATGGAACTGATGACCCAGGGCTATTTCAGCGCCGACAAGCTGGTCACCAAGCGCATTGATATCGACGATATCGTGGCCGAGGGGTTCGAGACGCTGGTTGCCGACAAATCCCAGGTCAAGATCCTTGTGAAAGCGCCAGACTGA
- the iolG gene encoding inositol 2-dehydrogenase, giving the protein MLKVGLLGAGRIGQVHAMNIAGNVRSTLVAVSDMYEDAARKLAATHGAEARSSEAILSDPEIDAVLIATSTDTHSDLIEAAAKAGKAVLCEKPVDLSLERAQQCLRNVAGTGKPVMIGFNRRFDPNFAALKASMQKGEIGKPELLSLTSFDPAPPPVSYIKVSGGLFRDMMIHDFDMANFLMGEAPVALRAVGSSLVDPEIGAAGDVDTAVVTLTYADGRIAVIKNSRRAVYGYDQRVEMLGSEGLLQAGNVLENTVVRSTADGVLSGKPTYFFLERYMPAYAAEWEAFLAAALDGQAMPVTLEDGISALALAEAATESARSGQAVALNGQAN; this is encoded by the coding sequence ATGCTTAAGGTTGGTTTGTTGGGCGCCGGCAGGATCGGTCAGGTTCATGCGATGAATATCGCGGGAAACGTGCGTTCGACGCTGGTCGCGGTCTCGGACATGTATGAAGACGCCGCCCGAAAGCTGGCCGCCACACATGGCGCAGAGGCACGCAGTTCAGAGGCGATCCTGTCGGATCCCGAAATCGATGCGGTGCTGATTGCCACCTCGACCGACACCCATTCCGATCTGATCGAGGCTGCGGCCAAGGCAGGCAAGGCGGTGCTGTGCGAAAAGCCGGTCGATCTGTCGCTGGAACGCGCGCAGCAATGCCTGCGCAATGTCGCGGGAACGGGCAAGCCGGTGATGATCGGTTTCAACCGCCGCTTTGATCCCAATTTCGCCGCATTGAAGGCATCAATGCAAAAGGGCGAGATCGGCAAGCCGGAATTGCTGTCGCTGACCTCCTTTGATCCGGCACCGCCTCCGGTTTCCTATATCAAGGTCTCGGGCGGGCTGTTCCGCGACATGATGATCCATGATTTCGACATGGCAAATTTCCTGATGGGCGAGGCGCCGGTGGCGCTGCGCGCGGTGGGCAGCAGCCTTGTCGATCCCGAAATCGGCGCTGCGGGCGATGTCGATACCGCCGTCGTGACGCTGACCTATGCCGATGGCCGTATCGCGGTGATCAAGAACAGCCGCCGCGCTGTTTACGGCTATGACCAGCGGGTCGAGATGCTGGGCTCGGAAGGCCTGTTGCAGGCTGGAAACGTGCTGGAAAACACCGTGGTGCGTTCGACCGCGGATGGCGTGTTGTCAGGCAAGCCGACATATTTTTTCCTGGAACGCTACATGCCCGCCTATGCTGCCGAGTGGGAGGCCTTTCTGGCCGCCGCACTGGACGGGCAGGCGATGCCGGTGACGCTGGAGGACGGCATTTCGGCGTTGGCCCTGGCCGAGGCCGCGACCGAATCCGCCAGAAGCGGTCAGGCTGTGGCGCTGAACGGACAAGCGAATTGA
- a CDS encoding LacI family DNA-binding transcriptional regulator has protein sequence MPKSDSFANVTADDVAASAGVSRWTVNRAFKKDASISPKTRAKVMSAAQTLGYVPDLSAAALASTRSNLVALLIDDFANPHKLVMLERLTRALRSRGWDTLLVNTLDRDDTQPALLNASQRRVDATILIGIQFDDEVLATAHRARRFKKLIIFARQSQNPDTISIAVDDEAATREITAYVIERGYRNPLYIAGPATVSAHLLRKETFAAIWQDRFAQTPDSVTVPRYDATLAANIALDTLKARRRDDLPDIIVCENDALALGVIDTLRHCLGLRVPEDVAVIGFDDIPQAASPNYCLTTYRQPLTDMSNYLVDVLENADGTCLDRQFQGQLIIRNSA, from the coding sequence GTGCCAAAATCTGACAGTTTTGCCAATGTAACCGCTGATGACGTCGCTGCTTCGGCAGGCGTTTCAAGATGGACGGTCAATCGCGCATTCAAGAAGGATGCGTCGATTTCACCCAAGACACGGGCGAAAGTGATGTCGGCGGCGCAGACGCTTGGCTATGTGCCCGACCTCAGTGCGGCGGCGCTGGCCTCGACCCGGTCAAATCTGGTGGCGCTGCTGATCGACGATTTTGCCAATCCGCACAAGCTGGTGATGCTTGAACGCCTGACCCGCGCCCTGCGCAGCCGCGGCTGGGACACGCTTCTGGTCAACACGCTGGATCGCGACGATACCCAGCCCGCCCTGCTCAATGCCAGCCAGCGTCGTGTCGATGCGACGATCCTGATCGGCATCCAGTTCGATGACGAGGTTCTTGCCACGGCACATCGCGCGCGCCGCTTCAAGAAACTTATCATCTTTGCCCGGCAATCGCAGAATCCCGATACCATCTCGATTGCCGTCGATGACGAGGCCGCCACGCGCGAAATCACCGCCTATGTGATCGAAAGGGGCTATCGCAATCCGCTGTATATCGCCGGTCCGGCCACCGTTTCGGCGCATCTTCTGCGCAAAGAGACCTTTGCAGCGATCTGGCAGGACCGCTTCGCCCAGACGCCCGACAGCGTCACCGTGCCCCGCTATGATGCCACCCTTGCGGCGAATATCGCGCTGGACACATTGAAGGCGCGTCGGCGCGACGATCTTCCCGATATCATCGTCTGCGAGAATGATGCGCTTGCTCTGGGTGTCATCGACACCCTGCGCCATTGCCTTGGCCTGCGCGTCCCCGAGGATGTCGCCGTCATCGGTTTCGACGACATTCCTCAGGCGGCCAGCCCCAACTATTGCCTGACCACCTATCGCCAGCCGCTGACCGACATGTCAAACTATCTTGTCGATGTTCTGGAAAATGCAGATGGAACCTGCCTTGACCGACAATTCCAGGGCCAGCTGATCATACGCAACAGCGCATAG
- the glmS gene encoding glutamine--fructose-6-phosphate transaminase (isomerizing), whose protein sequence is MCGIIGILGKHEVSPLLVDALKRLEYRGYDSAGVATVDASGQLDCRRAVGKLVNLSDRLVHQPLTGHAGIGHTRWATHGAATEVNAHPHRAGPVAVVHNGIIENFRELREGLTRLGIEAQSQTDTETVALWTAHHLQRGLSPLEAARATLAQLQGAFALAFIFEGEGDLMIAARRGSPLAIGHGDGEMFLGSDAVALAPFTDRITYLADGDHAVLTRAGVQVYEAGSQPVTRTQAQIDVGATAIDKGGYRHFMAKEIDQQPTVIADVLNHYVKDGRIVLPEGLDFAALDRVTLVGCGTAYLAGHVAKYWFEQLAGLPCDIDVASEFRYREPPLSDQSLFVAISQSGETADTLAALHYAGAHVARTVGLVNVGTSAIARDSDIALPTRAGIEVSVASSKAFTCQLAVLAVLALKAAHDRGRIDDAGLAAHLRDLQSVPGLLAQTLTISKECARHAEWLAEARDVLYLGRGPLYPVALEGALKLKELSYIHAEGYASGELKHGPIALIDGDVPVVVLAPHDALYDKTISNMQEVMARHGQILLISDEAGIAAAGEGVTATLTVPQGGGIFQAMLYAVPMQYLAYHTAIAKGTDVDQPRNLAKSVTVE, encoded by the coding sequence ATGTGCGGCATTATCGGAATTCTGGGCAAACATGAGGTTTCGCCTTTGCTGGTCGATGCGCTCAAGCGTCTGGAATATCGCGGCTATGACAGCGCCGGTGTGGCGACGGTCGATGCGTCGGGACAGCTGGATTGCCGACGTGCGGTGGGCAAGCTGGTCAATCTGTCGGACCGGCTGGTTCATCAGCCTCTGACGGGTCATGCCGGTATCGGCCACACCCGTTGGGCCACCCATGGCGCCGCAACCGAGGTGAATGCCCATCCCCATCGCGCCGGACCCGTGGCGGTCGTGCATAATGGCATCATCGAAAATTTCCGCGAGCTGCGCGAAGGTCTGACCCGGCTGGGCATCGAGGCACAATCGCAGACCGATACCGAAACCGTGGCATTGTGGACCGCCCATCACCTGCAGCGCGGCCTGTCGCCGCTGGAGGCCGCGCGGGCAACTCTGGCACAGCTTCAGGGGGCATTCGCGCTGGCCTTCATCTTTGAAGGCGAAGGCGATCTGATGATCGCTGCACGCCGGGGCAGCCCGCTGGCCATCGGCCATGGCGATGGCGAGATGTTCCTGGGTTCGGACGCGGTGGCGCTGGCGCCCTTCACCGACCGGATCACCTATCTGGCCGATGGTGATCATGCCGTCCTGACCCGTGCGGGGGTTCAGGTTTATGAAGCCGGATCGCAGCCGGTCACCCGGACGCAGGCACAGATCGACGTGGGGGCGACGGCCATCGACAAGGGCGGATATCGCCACTTTATGGCCAAGGAGATTGACCAGCAGCCCACGGTGATCGCCGATGTGCTGAACCACTATGTCAAGGATGGCCGGATCGTGCTGCCCGAAGGGCTGGATTTCGCCGCGCTGGACCGGGTCACGCTGGTGGGCTGCGGCACTGCCTATCTGGCGGGTCATGTCGCGAAATACTGGTTCGAACAGCTTGCCGGTCTGCCCTGCGACATCGATGTGGCGTCGGAGTTCCGCTATCGCGAGCCGCCACTGTCCGATCAGAGCCTCTTTGTCGCCATCAGCCAGTCGGGCGAGACCGCCGATACTCTGGCCGCCCTGCATTATGCCGGTGCGCATGTGGCGCGCACTGTCGGTCTGGTGAATGTCGGTACATCCGCGATTGCGCGTGACAGCGATATCGCGCTGCCGACCCGGGCGGGAATCGAGGTCAGCGTGGCCTCGTCCAAGGCCTTTACCTGCCAACTGGCGGTTCTGGCCGTGCTGGCGCTGAAGGCCGCGCATGACCGGGGCCGGATTGATGACGCCGGACTGGCCGCCCATCTGCGCGACCTGCAAAGCGTGCCCGGATTGCTGGCGCAAACTCTGACGATTTCCAAGGAATGCGCCCGTCATGCCGAATGGTTGGCCGAGGCGCGTGACGTTCTGTATCTGGGGCGCGGGCCGCTTTATCCCGTGGCGCTGGAAGGGGCGCTGAAGCTGAAGGAACTCAGCTATATCCATGCCGAGGGCTATGCATCGGGCGAGCTGAAACACGGCCCGATCGCCCTGATCGACGGCGATGTGCCGGTGGTGGTGCTGGCACCCCATGATGCGCTCTATGACAAGACCATCTCGAACATGCAGGAGGTCATGGCGCGCCATGGTCAGATCCTGCTGATCTCGGATGAGGCGGGAATCGCGGCTGCGGGCGAGGGCGTCACCGCGACCCTGACCGTGCCTCAGGGCGGCGGCATCTTCCAAGCGATGCTCTATGCCGTGCCGATGCAATATCTGGCCTATCATACTGCCATCGCCAAGGGCACGGATGTGGACCAGCCGCGCAATCTGGCGAAATCCGTCACCGTCGAATGA
- a CDS encoding sugar ABC transporter substrate-binding protein, with protein MKKFLASVAAAAALTAMPVAAADIIVVAHGQANDPFWSVVKNGVQQAGEDSGANVEFRSPETFDMVQMSQLIDAAVNQEPDGLVVSIPDVDALGPSIRRAVEAGIPVISMNSGSDVARELGALLHVGQSEYDAGKAAGEKLAEMGGTKGICVNHEVGNVSLDLRCDGFAEGFGQEVNVIPTQNDPTEVQSKVRAALESDPDVDTVLGLGASLVGEPAVAAVKALGRDDVLVASFDLSAGFLQSVADGDAAFAIDQQQFLQGYLPVMFLALNAEYGLVPGGDVASGPNLVTKEAAEQVIELSAQGIR; from the coding sequence ATGAAGAAATTTCTTGCTTCGGTCGCTGCGGCCGCGGCCTTGACCGCGATGCCGGTCGCCGCAGCCGATATCATTGTCGTCGCCCATGGTCAGGCCAATGATCCGTTCTGGTCGGTGGTCAAGAACGGCGTCCAGCAGGCGGGCGAGGATTCCGGCGCCAATGTCGAATTCCGGTCGCCCGAAACCTTCGACATGGTTCAGATGAGCCAGTTGATCGATGCCGCCGTGAACCAGGAGCCTGACGGGCTGGTCGTGTCGATCCCCGATGTCGATGCGCTTGGTCCGTCAATCCGGCGCGCGGTCGAGGCCGGGATTCCGGTGATCTCGATGAACTCCGGTTCGGATGTTGCGCGCGAACTGGGCGCATTGCTGCATGTCGGCCAGTCGGAATATGACGCAGGCAAGGCCGCAGGCGAGAAGCTGGCAGAAATGGGCGGCACCAAGGGCATCTGTGTCAACCACGAGGTGGGCAATGTCTCGCTGGACCTGCGTTGTGACGGCTTTGCCGAGGGGTTCGGCCAGGAAGTGAACGTCATTCCGACGCAGAACGACCCGACCGAGGTTCAGTCCAAGGTCCGCGCGGCGCTGGAGTCCGATCCTGATGTGGATACGGTTCTGGGGCTGGGTGCCTCTCTGGTCGGTGAACCCGCCGTTGCCGCCGTCAAGGCGCTGGGTCGCGACGATGTTCTGGTCGCCAGCTTCGATTTGTCGGCGGGCTTTCTGCAATCGGTCGCCGATGGCGATGCGGCCTTCGCCATCGACCAGCAGCAGTTCCTGCAAGGTTATCTGCCGGTCATGTTCCTTGCGCTGAATGCCGAATACGGCCTGGTGCCGGGCGGTGATGTCGCCTCGGGGCCCAACCTGGTGACCAAGGAGGCCGCGGAGCAGGTCATCGAGCTGTCGGCTCAGGGCATCCGCTGA
- a CDS encoding sigma-54-dependent Fis family transcriptional regulator, giving the protein MARSQHVDEIEQVLGGGQTGRDSFVSESWRRCVELYGMDPTRHEPAHIVTEAELRDHRMQAERMIGAARTSMQALFRQVAGQNYVLLLTDAQGVCVDFFGDDMFIDELRKSGLYLGANWSENLAGTCGVGACIVTQEPVTIHQDDHFDNAHTTLSCTAAPIFDSLGALAAVLDISLLRSPSLKRSQNLAMSLVTNAVRRVEMANLMAESRRDWVLRLSDSPEFLDVDPETAIRLDGSGRILGYTRGARRLFPEGGPIIGRRVDEALGLSVDDLPNLMRDRRTEERVIEMRDGGALFGHAIAPQAPRTALRPPRQGGPIDGLSGNDPVMARLQAQAGKLAPTQVPLLITGETGTGKTKLARAIHMVGRSRGFLALDCAGLTVERLDEACRDLSGPTTLLLRRIEELEERVAVALTSVLDGQSDLRPISTSCLNVGTLDLPRTLIHRLAGAVLHLPPLRQRQDLGWLLERLLRRRAPDEIRLSPSARATLLGRDWPGNLRELEQVLDVAIALCDGDVIDQPDLPPPLEMSPDMGEAEEPLEQVMEACGWNMSRAARRLGVNRSTVLRRLRRAGLRSPA; this is encoded by the coding sequence ATGGCGAGAAGTCAGCATGTCGATGAGATCGAACAGGTTCTGGGCGGTGGCCAGACCGGGCGGGACAGCTTTGTCTCCGAATCCTGGCGGCGCTGCGTCGAGTTGTATGGCATGGACCCGACGCGCCACGAACCCGCCCATATTGTGACCGAGGCAGAACTGCGCGACCATCGCATGCAGGCCGAACGGATGATCGGCGCGGCGCGCACCAGCATGCAAGCCTTGTTCCGGCAGGTCGCCGGGCAGAATTATGTCCTGCTGCTGACCGATGCGCAGGGGGTCTGCGTCGATTTCTTTGGCGACGATATGTTCATTGATGAGTTGCGCAAATCCGGTCTGTATCTGGGCGCGAACTGGTCCGAAAATCTGGCCGGAACCTGTGGCGTCGGGGCCTGTATCGTGACGCAGGAGCCGGTCACCATCCATCAGGACGATCATTTCGACAACGCACATACCACGCTCAGCTGCACGGCCGCGCCGATCTTTGACAGTCTTGGCGCGCTGGCGGCGGTGCTGGATATTTCGCTTTTGCGATCGCCCTCGCTGAAACGCAGCCAGAATCTGGCGATGAGTCTGGTCACCAATGCCGTCCGCCGGGTCGAGATGGCCAATCTGATGGCGGAAAGCCGCCGGGACTGGGTGCTGCGCCTGTCCGACAGCCCGGAATTTCTGGATGTCGACCCTGAAACGGCCATCCGGCTGGATGGTTCGGGCCGGATTCTGGGCTATACGCGCGGCGCGCGGCGGTTGTTTCCCGAAGGTGGCCCGATCATCGGACGGCGCGTGGATGAGGCGCTTGGGCTGAGCGTGGACGATCTGCCCAATCTGATGCGCGACCGGCGCACCGAAGAACGGGTGATTGAAATGCGCGATGGCGGGGCGCTGTTTGGCCATGCCATTGCGCCCCAGGCCCCGCGCACCGCGCTGCGCCCACCCCGGCAGGGCGGCCCCATTGACGGGCTTTCGGGCAATGATCCGGTGATGGCGCGGCTTCAGGCGCAGGCCGGAAAACTGGCCCCGACACAGGTGCCATTGCTGATCACCGGCGAAACCGGCACCGGCAAGACCAAGCTGGCCCGCGCGATTCACATGGTTGGCCGGTCCCGCGGTTTTCTGGCGCTGGATTGTGCCGGGTTGACGGTGGAGCGTCTGGACGAAGCCTGTCGCGATTTGAGCGGGCCGACAACGCTGTTGCTGCGTCGCATCGAAGAGCTGGAAGAGCGGGTCGCCGTGGCGCTGACCTCGGTTCTGGACGGGCAAAGCGATCTGCGACCGATCTCGACCAGTTGCCTGAATGTCGGCACATTGGATCTGCCGCGCACGCTGATCCATCGCCTTGCCGGTGCGGTGCTGCATCTGCCGCCACTGCGCCAGCGGCAGGATCTTGGCTGGCTGTTGGAACGCTTGTTGCGCCGCCGCGCCCCTGATGAGATTCGCCTGTCACCCTCGGCGCGTGCGACATTGCTGGGGCGGGACTGGCCGGGAAATCTGCGCGAGTTGGAGCAGGTGCTGGATGTGGCCATCGCCTTGTGTGATGGCGATGTGATCGATCAGCCGGACCTGCCGCCGCCGCTGGAAATGTCGCCGGACATGGGCGAGGCCGAAGAACCATTGGAACAGGTGATGGAGGCCTGTGGCTGGAACATGTCGCGTGCCGCACGCCGTCTGGGGGTCAATCGGTCAACCGTGTTGCGCCGTTTGCGCCGCGCCGGGTTGCGTTCTCCGGCCTGA
- a CDS encoding NAD(P)/FAD-dependent oxidoreductase, translating to MLDSAVTARTQQVLDTLNTALEAGDVDGASALFATDSYWRDLVAVTWNLKTVEGPGGVADMLNHQLTHTQPGNFQIQDGEMPAEEGGVITAWLTFETRAGRGWGLMRLKDDRIWTLLTALQELKGYEENRGKRRPMGAEHGAKKNRASWKERREAEQATLGYDTQPYTVIVGGGQGGIALGARMRQLGVPTIVLDKHDRPGDQWRSRYKSLCLHDPVWYDHMPYLKFPDNWPVFTPKDKVGDWLEMYTKVMEINYWTRSTVESASFDEATGKWTVNVMRDGERVVLQPTQLVLATGMSGKPNMPDFPGMDSFKGEIQHSSQHEGPDAWSGKKVVVVGSNNSAHDICAALWEADADVTMVQRSSTHIVRSDSLMEIGLGGLYSEDAVANGVTTEKADMIFASLPYRIMHEFQIPLYDQMRERDAEFYAGLEKAGFELDWGDDGSGLFMKYLRRGSGYYIDVGASQLIIDGEVKLAKGQVDHFEEDAVVLSDGTRLEADLVVMATGYGSMNGWAADLISQEVADKVGKVWGLGSDTTKDPGPWEGEQRNMWKPTQQENLWFHGGNLHQSRHYSLYLALQLKARMEGLETSVYGLQEVHHLS from the coding sequence ATGCTTGATTCAGCCGTGACCGCCCGCACGCAGCAGGTGCTGGATACGCTCAACACCGCGCTGGAGGCGGGGGATGTCGATGGCGCCAGTGCGCTGTTTGCCACCGACAGCTATTGGCGCGACCTCGTGGCCGTCACATGGAACCTGAAAACGGTCGAAGGCCCCGGCGGTGTGGCCGATATGCTGAACCATCAGCTGACCCATACCCAACCCGGAAATTTCCAGATTCAGGATGGAGAGATGCCCGCCGAGGAGGGCGGCGTGATCACCGCCTGGCTGACATTCGAAACCAGGGCCGGACGTGGCTGGGGGCTGATGCGGCTGAAGGATGACCGGATCTGGACCTTGCTGACCGCATTGCAGGAACTGAAGGGCTACGAGGAAAACCGCGGCAAGCGCCGCCCGATGGGGGCCGAGCATGGCGCGAAAAAGAACCGCGCCAGCTGGAAGGAACGGCGTGAGGCCGAACAGGCCACGCTTGGCTATGATACCCAGCCTTACACGGTAATCGTCGGCGGCGGGCAGGGTGGTATCGCGCTGGGGGCGCGGATGCGGCAGTTGGGCGTGCCGACCATCGTTCTGGACAAGCATGACCGCCCCGGCGACCAGTGGCGCAGCCGCTACAAGTCGCTCTGCCTGCATGATCCGGTCTGGTATGACCACATGCCCTATCTGAAATTTCCCGACAACTGGCCGGTCTTTACCCCCAAGGACAAGGTCGGTGACTGGCTGGAAATGTATACCAAGGTCATGGAGATCAACTATTGGACCCGCTCGACCGTCGAAAGCGCCAGCTTTGACGAGGCGACGGGCAAATGGACGGTCAATGTGATGCGCGATGGCGAACGCGTGGTGCTGCAACCGACGCAGCTGGTGCTGGCCACCGGCATGTCGGGCAAGCCGAACATGCCTGATTTCCCCGGCATGGACAGCTTCAAGGGGGAAATCCAGCATTCATCCCAGCATGAAGGCCCCGATGCCTGGAGCGGCAAGAAGGTGGTCGTGGTCGGCTCGAACAACTCGGCCCATGATATCTGCGCCGCCCTGTGGGAGGCCGATGCCGACGTCACCATGGTGCAGCGGTCCTCGACCCATATCGTCCGCTCGGACAGTCTGATGGAGATCGGGCTGGGCGGGCTTTACTCGGAAGACGCGGTGGCAAACGGGGTGACGACCGAAAAGGCCGACATGATCTTTGCCTCGCTGCCCTATCGGATCATGCATGAATTCCAGATTCCGCTCTATGACCAGATGCGCGAACGCGATGCGGAATTCTATGCGGGGCTGGAAAAGGCCGGATTCGAACTGGACTGGGGCGATGACGGCTCGGGGCTGTTCATGAAATACCTGCGCCGTGGCTCGGGCTATTACATCGATGTGGGGGCCAGCCAGCTGATCATTGATGGCGAGGTCAAGCTGGCCAAAGGGCAGGTCGATCATTTCGAGGAAGACGCCGTGGTCCTGTCCGACGGCACCCGGCTGGAGGCGGATCTGGTGGTGATGGCCACGGGCTATGGCTCGATGAACGGATGGGCCGCCGATCTGATCAGCCAGGAGGTCGCCGACAAGGTCGGCAAGGTCTGGGGGCTTGGCTCGGACACGACCAAGGACCCCGGCCCATGGGAGGGAGAACAACGGAATATGTGGAAGCCGACCCAGCAAGAGAACCTGTGGTTCCATGGCGGCAATCTGCATCAGTCGCGCCATTACTCGCTATATCTGGCGCTGCAACTGAAGGCGCGGATGGAGGGGCTGGAAACCTCTGTCTACGGCTTGCAGGAGGTGCATCACCTCTCGTGA